Proteins from a single region of Peromyscus eremicus unplaced genomic scaffold, PerEre_H2_v1 PerEre#2#unplaced_1340, whole genome shotgun sequence:
- the Vps18 gene encoding vacuolar protein sorting-associated protein 18 homolog yields the protein MASILDEYEDSLSRSAVLQTGCPSVGIPHSGYVNAQLEKEVPIFTKQRIDFTPSERITSLLVSCNQLCMSLGKDTLLRIDLGKASEPNRVELGRKDDAKVHKMFLDHTGSHLLVALSSTEVLYMNRNGQKVRPLARWKGQLVESVGWNKALGNESSTGPILVGTAQGQIFEAELSASEGGLFGPAPDLYFRPLYVLNEEGGPAPVCSLEAERGPDGRGFVIATTRQRLFQFIGRAVEDAEAQGFSGLFAAYTDHPPPFREFPSNLGYSELAFYTPKLRSAPRAFAWMMGDGVLYGSVDCGRPDSLLSEERVWEYPAGVGPGANPPLAIVLTQFHFLLLLADRVEAVCTLTGQVVLRDHFLEKFGPLRHMVKDSSTGHLWAYTERAVFRYHVQREARDVWRTYLDMNRFDLAKEYCRERPDCLDTVLAREADFCFRQHRYLESARCYALTQSYFEEIALKFLEARQEEALAEFLQRKLAGLKPTERTQATLLTTWLTELYLSRLGALQGDPDALNLYRDTRECFRTFLSSPRHKDWLFASRASIHELLASHGDTEHMVYFAVIMQDYERVVAYHCQHEAYEEALAVLARHRDPQLFYKFSPILIRHIPRQLVDAWIEMGSRLDARQLIPALVNYSQGGEAQQVSQAIRYMEFCVNVLGETEQAIHNYLLSLYARGQPASLLAYLEQAGASPHRVHYDLKYALRLCAEHGHHRACVHVYKVLELYEEAVDLALQVDVDLAKQCADLPEEDEELRKKLWLKIARHVVQEEEDVQTAMACLASCPLLKIEDVLPFFPDFVTIDHFKEAICSSLKAYNHHIQELQREMEEATASAQRIRRDLQELRGRYGTVEPQDKCSTCDFPLLNRPFYLFLCGHMFHADCLLQAVRPGLSACKQAKLEELQRKLGAAPPPTKGSVKAKEAEAGASAGGPSREQLKADLDELVAAECVYCGELMIRSVDRPFIDPQHYKEEHLSWL from the exons CATTGATTTGGGCAAGGCAAGTGAACCCAACCGCGTGGAACTGGGGCGCAAGGATGACGCCAAAGTTCACAAGATGTTCCTGGACCACACTG GCTCTCACCTGCTGGTTGCCCTGAGTAGCACCGAGGTCCTCTATATGAACCGCAACGGGCAGAAGGTCCGGCCCCTGGCACGCTGGAAGGGGCAGCTGGTGGAGAGCGTCGGCTGGAACAAAGCGCTGGGCAATGAGAGCAGCACCGGCCCCATCCTGGTCGGCACAGCTCAAGGGCAGATCTTTGAAGCAGAGCTCTCAGCCAGCGAGGGTGGCCTCTTTGGCCCCGCCCCGGACCTCTACTTCCGTCCACTGTACGTGTTGAACGAAGAAGGAGGCCCGGCACCCGTGTGCTCCCTCGAGGCCGAGCGTGGCCCTGACGGGCGAGGCTTCGTCATTGCTACCACTCGACAGCGCCTCTTCCAGTTCATAGGCCGAGCCGTAGAGGACGCTGAAGCCCAGGGCTTCTCGGGGCTCTTTGCTGCCTACACAGACCACCCGCCCCCGTTCCGCGAGTTTCCTAGCAATCTGGGGTATAGCGAGTTGGCTTTCTACACCCCCAAGTTACGCTCTGCGCCTCGTGCCTTCGCCTGGATGATGGGAGACGGCGTGCTGTATGGCTCGGTGGACTGCGGCCGTCCCGACTCCCTGCTGAGCGAGGAGCGAGTGTGGGAGTATCCCGCGGGCGTGGGTCCTGGAGCCAATCCACCGCTGGCCATCGTCTTGACCCAGTTTcatttcctgctgctgctggccgACCGGGTGGAGGCTGTGTGTACGCTGACGGGGCAGGTGGTGCTGCGGGATCACTTCCTGGAGAAGTTTGGACCACTGAGGCACATGGTGAAGGACTCGTCCACGGGTCACCTGTGGGCCTACACTGAGCGCGCAGTCTTCCGCTACCATGTGCAGCGGGAGGCTCGGGATGTCTGGCGCACGTACCTGGACATGAACCGCTTCGACCTGGCCAAGGAGTATTGTCGAGAGAGGCCTGACTGCCTGGACACAGTCCTGGCCCGGGAGGCGGACTTCTGCTTTCGCCAGCACCGCTACCTGGAGAGCGCCCGCTGCTATGCGCTGACCCAGAGCTACTTTGAGGAGATTGCCCTCAAGTTTTTGGAGGCCCGGCAAGAGGAGGCGCTGGCCGAGTTTCTACAGCGGAAACTGGCCGGCTTGAAGCCAACTGAGCGTACCCAGGCCACACTGCTGACCACTTGGCTGACGGAGCTCTACCTGAGCCGGCTTGGTGCCCTGCAGGGTGACCCAGATGCCCTGAATCTCTACCGGGATACCCGGGAGTGCTTCCGTACCTTTCTCAGTAGCCCTCGGCACAAGGATTGGCTCTTCGCCAGCCGGGCCTCCATCCACGAGCTGCTCGCCAGCCATGGGGACACGGAGCACATGGTGTACTTCGCGGTCATCATGCAGGACTACGAACGGGTGGTGGCGTACCACTGCCAGCACGAGGCCTATGAGGAGGCCCTGGCCGTCCTTGCCCGCCACCGCGACCCCCAGCTCTTCTACAAGTTCTCGCCCATCCTCATCCGACATATCCCCCGCCAGCTAGTGGATGCCTGGATTGAGATGGGCAGCCGGCTGGATGCTCGGCAGCTCATCCCTGCCCTGGTGAACTATAGCCAGGGTGGTGAGGCTCAGCAGGTGAGCCAGGCCATCCGCTATATGGAATTCTGCGTGAATGTGCTTGGCGAGACGGAGCAGGCCATTCACAACTACCTGCTGTCACTCTATGCCcgtggccagccagcctcgctGCTGGCCTACCTGGAGCAAGCTGGAGCCAGCCCGCACCGTGTGCATTACGATCTCAAATATGCGCTTCGACTGTGTGCTGAGCACGGTCACCACCGCGCTTGTGTCCATGTCTATAAGGTGTTGGAGCTGTACGAGGAAGCTGTGGACCTGGCCCTGCAG GTGGACGTGGACCTGGCCAAGCAGTGTGCGGACCTGCCAGAGGAGGACGAGGAGCTGCGTAAGAAACTGTGGCTCAAGATCGCTCGGCACGTGgtccaggaggaggaggacgtgCAGACCGCTATGGCCTGCCTGGCCAGCTGCCCCTTGCTCAAGATTGAGGATGTGCTGCCTTTCTTTCCCGACTTTGTCACAATCGACCACTTCAAGGAGGCCATCTGCAGTTCCCTGAAGGCCTACAACCACCACATCCAGGAGCTGCAGCGGGAGATGGAAGAAGCCACGGCCAGTGCCCAGCGTATCCGACGGGACTTGCAGGAGCTGCGGGGACGCTATGGCACTGTGGAGCCCCAGGACAAATGCTCCACCTGTGACTTCCCTCTGCTCAACCGACCCTTTTACCTGTTCCTCTGTGGCCACATGTTCCACGCTGACTGTCTCCTGCAGGCCGTGAGGCCTGGCCTTTCTGCCTGCAAGCAGGCCAAGCTTGAGGAGCTGCAGCGTAAGCTTGGGGCTGCGCCTCCCCCAACCAAAGGCTCTGTGAAGGCCAAAGAGGCGGAAGCTGGGGCTTCGGCTGGGGGGCCCAGCCGGGAACAGCTCAAGGCTGACCTAGATGAACTGGTGGCTGCTGAGTGTGTGTACTGTGGGGAGCTGATGATTCGCTCTGTTGACCGGCCCTTCATTGACCCCCAGCACTATAAGGAGGAACACCTCAGCTGGCTGTAG